In the genome of Chrysiogenia bacterium, the window GCAGATCGGCGCGCCTGACATGGCGTTCCCCCGCATGAACATGGCGAGTTTCTGGGTTTTCTTCCCCAGCGCGCTGTTCATGATGCTCGGGTTCTTCATGCCCGGCGGCGCCGCCCAGTCGGGCTGGACCGCTTATCCGCCGCTCTCGAACCTTGCGCCGCACGAGTGGCACTTCTGGAACGGCCAGAACATCTGGCTCATCGGCATGGTGGGTCTGATCACGTCCTCACTGCTGGGTTCGATCAACTTCATCGTCACCACCGTGCAGCTTCGCGTGAAGGGCCTGTCCTACATGCGCATGCCCTTCTTCGTGTGGGCCCAGCTCATCACCTCGTTCCTGCTGCTACTGGCCTTTCCGCCGCTGGAGGCAGCCGGCATTCTGCAGCTCATGGACCGCGTGGCGGGCACGAGCTTCTTCATGCCCACAGGGCTTGTGGTGAACGCGCAGCTCGCAACCGCCTGGGCGGGCGAGGGCAGCCCGCTGCTCTGGCAGCACCTCTTCTGGTTCCTTGCCCACCCGGAGGTCTACGTTCTGATCCTCCCGGCCATGGGCATCATCGCCGAGATCGTTGCCAACAATACGCGCAAGCCGCTCTGGGGCTTCCGCTCCATGGTTTACTCCGGCGCATTCCTTGGCTTCATGTCCTTCCTCGTCTGGGCCCATCACATGTATCAAACGGGCATGGGCACGACGATGAGCGCGTTCTTCCAGATGACGACCATGATCATCTCGATCCCCTCGGTCGTCATTCTGACCTGCCTGCTCATCAGCCTGTGGGGCTCGAAGATCCGCTTCAACACGCCGATGCTCTTCGCGCTGGCCTGGATGCCGATGTTCGCCATTGGCGGTCTGACCGGACTGCCGCTGGGTCTCGCTCTCTCGGACATCTACCTGCATGACACCTACTACGTGATCGGCCAC includes:
- a CDS encoding cbb3-type cytochrome c oxidase subunit I, giving the protein MSEEHGHHHELSFVQKYIFSVDHKVIGIQYTVASLIFLFLGFSMMMLMRFQLAYPGEAIPILGSILPEPFVKNGVMTAAFYNQLGAMHGTIMVFMGVVPLAVGGFGNFVLPLQIGAPDMAFPRMNMASFWVFFPSALFMMLGFFMPGGAAQSGWTAYPPLSNLAPHEWHFWNGQNIWLIGMVGLITSSLLGSINFIVTTVQLRVKGLSYMRMPFFVWAQLITSFLLLLAFPPLEAAGILQLMDRVAGTSFFMPTGLVVNAQLATAWAGEGSPLLWQHLFWFLAHPEVYVLILPAMGIIAEIVANNTRKPLWGFRSMVYSGAFLGFMSFLVWAHHMYQTGMGTTMSAFFQMTTMIISIPSVVILTCLLISLWGSKIRFNTPMLFALAWMPMFAIGGLTGLPLGLALSDIYLHDTYYVIGHFHYVVAPGTIFALFAGVYYWYPKATGRMMNEKLGKLHFIGSFIGMNMVFMPMFIQGLAGVARRMYDQTFYAHGRAVQDLTVFQSWGAWFLGAVQIFFIINFFMSVKNGEKASENPWDATTLEWAAPSPPPHGNFVEVPVVYRDPYEYSVPGASTDFSPQFNENA